TGTAACCGCCGCGTTGGGACGGACCGCCTCTATCACGGCCATGATGGCGACGATGTTGAAGAATGAGGAACGGATTACCGTGAAAATCGATGGGGATGGCCCAATCGGACAAATTTGGGTGGAGGCGACGCCGGACGGCGACGTTCGGGGATATGCCGATAATCCCCACGTCGATTTACCCTTAAATTCTGTCGGGAAACTCGATGTGGGCGGTGGCGTCGGCCAAGGGCAGTTATACGTCATTCGAGACACGGGGCTGCGCGATTTCTACACGGGTAGCAGCGAATTGCAGACTGGGGAAATCGCGGACGATTTCACGTACTACTTCGTCGCGTCGGAACAAATTCCGTCTGCAGTGGGCGCAGGTGTGCTGGTCGGCACGGATCTGAAACCCATTGTCTCCGGCGGTTTTCTGATTCAATTGTTGCCGGGGCATGACGAAGCCGATATCTCATATGTCGAGGAACAGCTGAAGGGAGTCCCGAGCGTCACCAATTTCTTGCAAGAAACGCCATCGGCGGAGGCGTTGCTGCGCAAGCTGTGTCCAGACGCGCACATCCACGGCATACAGGATGTGCGGTTTCAGTGTACCTGTTCGTACGACCGATTGGAGCGCGTCCTCATCAGCCTTGGGCGCGATGAACTCGTGACCTTGCGAGACGAGGATGGGCATGCCGAGCTCACCTGCCACTTCTGCGGAAACGTCTATCAGTTTTCGCGTGCCGACCTTGATCGGATGATTCAACACATTGAGGAGAGCCAGTCCGCCAATCAGGAAGAGGGGTGAGCGTTGTGAACGTTCGAGTTATGGGAATTCTCAACGTCACGCCGGACTCTTTTTCCGATGGTGGGCGTTATGCAGAGCCTTCTGCCGCCATTCAGAGAGCGTATGAGATGATTGAAGATGGGGTCGATATTCTCGACATTGGTGCCGAAAGTACGCGTCCCGGCTATACGCCGCTCGATGCCGAGACCGAGTGGGCCCGGTTGGAGCCCGTTCTGCGCGCGCTCCTTCCGAACGTCTCCGTTCCCGTATCGGTGGATACCTATCACGCGGAGACCGCGGCGCGGGCTATCGATGTTGGCGTGGCCATCATCAACGATATTTCGGCTTGCGGCGATAAAGATATGCCCCGCGTTTTACAGGGAAATGCGGCACAGTACGTCTACATGCACAATCGCCCACAAGTGGATAGCGCGCTGTCGGTGTCGGATATTGTCGCTGAGACGCGGGCTGGGATTGAACGTCTGTTGGATGCGGGGTTGGACCCGTCGCGTCTGATTGTCGATCCCGGCGTTGGCTTCGCCAAGACGTACACACAGAACCTGTCGTGTATTCGCCACATTGAACAGTTTTGTCAGCTTGGGTACCCTGTGCTGCTGGGCACGAGCCGCAAGCGATTCATCGGGCATGCGTTAGGGCTAGAGGTCGATGAAAGGCTGGAGGGCTCCCTTGCCACAGTGGCCTATGGGGTTCTGCATGGGGCGACGATTGTCCGCGTCCACGATGTGCGAGAGACTGTCCGCATGTGCAGGATGTTGGAGGCGATACATCATGTCGACGCCCGCTAATCGCTGGCACGAGGTGTACGTGGGCGTCGGATCGAATCTCGGGCGGCGGATTCAGTATCTCGATTTCGCCGTGAAAGAACTGGCGAAGCTTGGCGTTTGTCGATGTTCGTCGGTTTATGAGACGAAGCCTGTCGGCTATACCGAGCAACCGGATTTTCTGAACATGGTGGTCCAGTTGCGAACGACATTATCGGCCCGCGAAGTGTTGACTGCGCTACAGGCTATTGAAGCCCGCGCGAATCGCGTCCGCGAGATTCGGTTTGGGCCGCGCACGCTTGACTTGGACGTCTTGTTGTACGATAACGACTACAT
Above is a genomic segment from Alicyclobacillus acidoterrestris containing:
- the folP gene encoding dihydropteroate synthase, whose translation is MNVRVMGILNVTPDSFSDGGRYAEPSAAIQRAYEMIEDGVDILDIGAESTRPGYTPLDAETEWARLEPVLRALLPNVSVPVSVDTYHAETAARAIDVGVAIINDISACGDKDMPRVLQGNAAQYVYMHNRPQVDSALSVSDIVAETRAGIERLLDAGLDPSRLIVDPGVGFAKTYTQNLSCIRHIEQFCQLGYPVLLGTSRKRFIGHALGLEVDERLEGSLATVAYGVLHGATIVRVHDVRETVRMCRMLEAIHHVDAR
- the hslO gene encoding Hsp33 family molecular chaperone HslO, yielding MDKDTVIRGTARDGRVLILACLTTNLVAELQRRHDTWPVVTAALGRTASITAMMATMLKNEERITVKIDGDGPIGQIWVEATPDGDVRGYADNPHVDLPLNSVGKLDVGGGVGQGQLYVIRDTGLRDFYTGSSELQTGEIADDFTYYFVASEQIPSAVGAGVLVGTDLKPIVSGGFLIQLLPGHDEADISYVEEQLKGVPSVTNFLQETPSAEALLRKLCPDAHIHGIQDVRFQCTCSYDRLERVLISLGRDELVTLRDEDGHAELTCHFCGNVYQFSRADLDRMIQHIEESQSANQEEG
- the folK gene encoding 2-amino-4-hydroxy-6-hydroxymethyldihydropteridine diphosphokinase gives rise to the protein MSTPANRWHEVYVGVGSNLGRRIQYLDFAVKELAKLGVCRCSSVYETKPVGYTEQPDFLNMVVQLRTTLSAREVLTALQAIEARANRVREIRFGPRTLDLDVLLYDNDYICFGDFQVPHPRMWSRAFVLVPLAELAPSRRGLGGERLATLAALHRQKDEVQHVGRFW